The Triticum aestivum cultivar Chinese Spring chromosome 5A, IWGSC CS RefSeq v2.1, whole genome shotgun sequence genomic sequence ATTGTATGCCATTTTTTGGTTGTAATATATAAGTATCTGGTATAtgcatttctctttttttggggaagATTTGAGATTGTTAACTTTTACCCTCTTGAATCTTCTATGGTGAATAATGGCATTGATTGCAGTGGTGAATAATCAATTAAAACTTGAGAGAGAAGGGTGAACCTAGAGTTGAGACTCCCCCTTGCTTGTTTTATTGTGTATAAGTGGGAACAGTGCTTGATAATACATCTGACATTATTTAAATTAGGCTAGAGTTGAGATTTTACCTCACTTGGTTTGTTGTGTATTAGTGGGAATATCGTATGGGATAGCAATAATAAACGGCAATGCTTGAATATGAATAGATCTAGCCATGTAACATTAGACATTATTAGGGAGCCTAAAGTCCTAAACACAGGATGGTTGCCTTCACTCATACATTGTTAATCTATCACTAAACTTTAAGCAGTACACAGGTTTGTTCTGTCTGCGCTTTctaatttccaacatgttttgtTGGGTGTGAATTTGCTTCCAGTGTTAGAAATATGTATTTTTTAAGCATGTATTTCATACACTTAACGTGTCCATTGCCAATATTCTCTATTCGGTGGCATCAACTAACATCTCCTCTTTCCTACTATTGCAGTTTACTCCCCAGAGCAGGGGAAGATCTGAGATTGTTTTTGTttcaccaactggagaggaaattaagaACAAGAGGCAGCTGAACAGCTATCTGAAGGCAAACCCTGGAGGCCCCACTTCATCggagtttgactggtcaactggtaGATGCCTTTCCCCCTTGTTTTCTTTCAATATGTCTCTAGATAACTCTGGCTGTAGAGAGTCCATGGTTGCACAAATCTGATTGGAATCTAAATGCTTTGCAAACAGGTGATACCCCAAGGCGTTCTGCTCGGATTAGCGAGAAAGTGAAGGTATTTGATAGCCCTCAGGGTGAAAAGATACCAAAGCGCAGTAGGAACTCAAGTGGCAGGAAGGGGAAGCAAGAGAAAAAGGAGGATCCTGAAACTGAAGAAGACAAAGAAGCTGAAGCGGGCAAGGAGGCCcctagtgaagatgctgcaaaGAGCACTGATGTGGAGATGACGGTTGCTGAGGCGATTGATGCTGCAAAGAGCACTGATGTGGAGATGAAGCCTGCCGAGGCGAATGATGCTGCAAAAAGCGCAGATGTGGAGATGAAAGTTGCTGAAGAGGTGAAAGCTGCTCCTAGTGAAGATGCAGGGAAGCCTGAAGACTCCACTCCAGCACCTGCAGAACACAAGGAAGATGTCAAACCAGCTGAGTCTGATGCCGCTCCGGTACCAGCGGCGGAGGACAAGAATGAAGATGTCAAACCTACTGAGTCTGATGCCCCTCCAGCACCAACAGTGGAAGACAAGAAGGAAGATGCCAAGCCAGCTGAGGCCGATGCCCCTCCGGCACCAgcggttgaagacaaggaagacgCTAAGCCAGCTGAGGCCGATGCCCCTCCGGCACCAGCTGAGGCCGATGCCCCTCCGGCACCAgcggttgaagacaaggaagacgCTAAGCCATATGAGGCTGATGCCCCTCCGGCACCAGCAGTTGAAGACAAGGATGATGCTAAGCCAGCTGAGGCTGATGCTGCTTCGGCACCAGCAGTGGAAGACAAGAAGGAAGATGTCAAGCCATCTGAGGCTGATGCCCCTCCTCCGGTGAGTTCGGAGGAGGTGAAGATAGAGGAAGCTCCTCTGGTGAGTTCGGAGGGGGCGAAGACAGAGGAAGTAGCCCCTCCAGCGAGCAAGCCAACTGAGAACTCAGTTGTTGCTCCCAGCGAGCCAGCTATTGCTCCTGCTCCTGCTGCAG encodes the following:
- the LOC123102084 gene encoding methyl-CpG-binding domain-containing protein 11 — its product is MATGGDHAAEELVSVEMPAPEGWTKKFTPQSRGRSEIVFVSPTGEEIKNKRQLNSYLKANPGGPTSSEFDWSTGDTPRRSARISEKVKVFDSPQGEKIPKRSRNSSGRKGKQEKKEDPETEEDKEAEAGKEAPSEDAAKSTDVEMTVAEAIDAAKSTDVEMKPAEANDAAKSADVEMKVAEEVKAAPSEDAGKPEDSTPAPAEHKEDVKPAESDAAPVPAAEDKNEDVKPTESDAPPAPTVEDKKEDAKPAEADAPPAPAVEDKEDAKPAEADAPPAPAEADAPPAPAVEDKEDAKPYEADAPPAPAVEDKDDAKPAEADAASAPAVEDKKEDVKPSEADAPPPVSSEEVKIEEAPLVSSEGAKTEEVAPPASKPTENSVVAPSEPAIAPAPAAVSETKSDAAAVDSQPGAATNESPSAVNNGQLSPGASTVKCT